One part of the Glycine max cultivar Williams 82 chromosome 14, Glycine_max_v4.0, whole genome shotgun sequence genome encodes these proteins:
- the LOC100807607 gene encoding cellulose synthase-like protein D4, whose protein sequence is MSSINRQPSKKSARNSGGSTSQGSQSSGGPSVKFARRTSSGRYVSLSRDDIDMSSDLSGDYMNYTVHIPPTPDNQPMDSSVAMKAEEQYVSNSLFTGGFNSVTRAHLMDKVIDSEVTHPQMAGSKGSLCSICDGRVMRDERGHDVTPCECRFKICRDCFIDAQKESGMCPGCKEPYKVGEYEEDLTDQYSNNGALPLTAPNGSKRNANNMSVMKRNQNGEFDHNKWLFETQGTYGVGNAYWPQDEMYGDDGDDALKEGILDQEKPWKPLSRVMPIPSGIISPYRLLIVVRLIVLCFFLHWRVVNPNKDAVWLWLMSITCEIWFGFSWILDQVPKLCPVNRSTDLEALHEKFDSPSPSNPTGRSDLPGMDVFVSTADPEKEPPLTTANTILSILAVDYPVEKLACYVSDDGGALLTFEAMAEAASFADLWVPFCRKHNIEPRNPESYFSLKVDPTKNKSRTDFVKDRRRVKREYDEFKVRINGLPDSIRRRSDAFNAREEMKMMKHMKESGADPSEPVKVLKATWMADGTHWPGTWASPSGEHAKGDHAGILQVMLKPPSPDPLFGTADEKILDFTGVDTRLPMFVYVSREKRPGYDHNKKAGAMNALVRASAILSNGPFILNFDCDHYIYNCKAVREGMCFMMDRGGEDICYIQFPQRFEGIDPSDRYANHNTVFFDGNMRALDGLQGPMYVGTGCMFRRFALYGFDPPVVDKDADNKNDGKRLQGSETPAMNASEFDPNLDVNLLPKRFGNSTMLAESIPIAEFQGRPLADHPAIKFGRPLGVLRTPREPLDATTVAEAVSVISCWYEDKTEWGDRVGWIYGSVTEDVVTGYRMHNRGWRSVYCITKRDAFRGSAPINLTDRLHQVLRWATGSVEIFFSKNNAFLASKRLKLLQRLSYLNVGIYPFTSVFLVVYCFLPALSLFSGFFIVETLSIAFLIYLLIITVCLVMLAILEVKWSGVELEQWWRNEQFWLISGTSAHLAAVVQGLLKVMAGIEISFTLTSKSAGEDEDDMFADLYIVKWSSLMVPPIVIAMTNIIAIAVAFSRTIYSANPQWSKFIGGAFFSFWVLAHLYPFAKGLMGRRGKTPTIVFVWSGLIAITLSLLWVSISPPQGADGQGVGGDFQFP, encoded by the exons ATGTCATCCATTAATAGGCAACCTTCGAAGAAATCTGCACGTAATTCTGGAGGATCAACATCTCAAGGGTCACAAAGCTCTGGCGGGCCAAGTGTTAAGTTTGCGAGAAGAACTTCAAGTGGGAGATATGTGAGTCTGTCAAGGGATGACATTGATATGTCCTCAGACTTATCAGGGGATTACATGAACTACACTGTTCATATACCTCCTACCCCAGACAATCAACCCATGGACTCATCTGTTGCAATGAAAGCTGAAGAACAATATGtttctaattctttgtttaccGGGGGATTCAACAGCGTCACTAGAGCGCATCTAATGGATAAGGTCATTGATTCTGAAGTCACTCATCCTCAAATGGCAGGCTCCAAAGGCTCTCTATGTTCAATTTGTGATGGCAGGGTCATGAGGGATGAGAGGGGACATGATGTCACTCCCTGTGAGTGCAG gTTCAAGATTTGTAGAGATTGCTTTATAGATGCACAAAAAGAATCTGGTATGTGTCCCGGTTGCAAGGAGCCATATAAAGTCGGGGAATATGAGGAAGACCTCACAGATCAGTATTCTAACAATGGGGCATTGCCATTAACAGCGCCAAATGGTTCCAAACGTAACGCAAACAACATGTCAGTTATGAAGAGAAATCAAAATGGAGAATTTGACCATAACAAGTGGTTGTTTGAGACTCAAGGTACCTACGGAGTTGGTAATGCATATTGGCCCCAAGATGAAATGTATGgtgatgatggtgatgatgcCCTAAAGGAAGGAATACTGGATCAAGAGAAGCCATGGAAGCCTTTGAGCCGGGTAATGCCAATTCCATCAGGCATCATAAGTCCTTAcag GTTACTTATCGTGGTGCGACTTATAGTATTGTGCTTTTTTTTACACTGGAGAGTGGTAAATCCAAATAAAGATGCAGTATGGTTGTGGCTTATGTCAATTACTTGTGAGATATGGTTTGGCTTCTCATGGATTCTAGATCAAGTTCCGAAGCTTTGCCCTGTGAATCGTTCCACTGACCTTGAAGCCCTTCATGAGAAATTTGATAGTCCATCCCCATCAAATCCAACAGGGCGATCTGATCTACCCGGTATGGACGTTTTTGTGTCCACTGCTGATCCCGAGAAGGAGCCACCTCTAACCACTGCCAATACCATTCTTTCCATATTGGCAGTTGATTACCCTGTTGAAAAGCTTGCATGCTACGTTTCTGATGATGGAGGTGCTCTCTTGACCTTTGAAGCCATGGCTGAGGCTGCAAGTTTTGCTGATTTATGGGTTCCCTTTTGCCGAAAACACAACATCGAGCCGAGGAATCCAGAGTCATATTTCAGCTTAAAAGTTGATCCTACCAAGAACAAAAGCAGAACTGATTTTGTGAAGGACAGAAGGAGAGTTAAGAGGGAGTATGATGAGTTCAAGGTACGTATAAATGGCCTTCCAGATTCCATCAGGAGAAGATCTGATGCATTTAATGCCAGAgaggagatgaagatgatgaagcaTATGAAAGAGAGTGGGGCTGACCCTTCTGAGCCTGTCAAAGTGTTAAAGGCCACATGGATGGCTGATGGCACCCACTGGCCTGGTACATGGGCCAGTCCTTCTGGTGAACATGCTAAAGGTGATCATGCTGGAATACTTCAG GTGATGCTAAAGCCACCAAGTCCCGATCCGTTATTTGGAACTGCAGATGAAAAGATTCTAGACTTCACAGGGGTAGATACACGGTTGCCAATGTTTGTATATGTTTCTCGGGAGAAACGACCAGGTTACGATCACAACAAGAAAGCTGGTGCGATGAATGCATTAGTTCGAGCATCTGCAATTTTGTCGAACGGGCCATTCATTCTAAACTTTGACTGTGACCATTATATCTATAACTGCAAGGCAGTACGAGAAGGGATGTGCTTCATGATGGACAGAGGTGGCGAGGACATATGCTACATCCAGTTCCCACAAAGATTCGAAGGCATTGACCCTTCAGATCGTTATGCAAACCACAACACTGTGTTCTTTGATGGAAACATGCGAGCCCTTGATGGTCTACAAGGTCCAATGTACGTGGGAACAGGATGCATGTTTCGACGATTTGCTCTATACGGATTCGACCCTCCAGTAGTGGACAAGGACGCTGACAATAAGAACGATGGTAAAAGGCTTCAAGGGTCCGAAACGCCAGCCATGAATGCCAGCGAGTTTGATCCAAACCTTGACGTGAACTTACTCCCAAAGCGCTTTGGCAATTCAACAATGCTGGCTGAGAGCATACCCATCGCAGAGTTCCAAGGACGTCCTTTAGCAGATCACCCCGCCATCAAGTTTGGACGTCCACTCGGTGTTCTTAGGACACCTCGCGAGCCACTCGATGCTACTACCGTAGCCGAAGCCGTATCTGTCATTTCTTGTTG GTACGAAGACAAGACTGAATGGGGAGACAGAGTGGGATGGATATACGGATCTGTGACAGAAGATGTGGTTACAGGATACCGCATGCATAACCGGGGATGGCGTTCTGTGTATTGCATAACGAAGCGAGATGCATTTCGTGGATCTGCACCAATTAACCTCACGGATCGACTGCACCAGGTTCTGAGATGGGCCACAGGCTCAGTTGAAATATTCTTCTCTAAGAACAACGCATTCCTCGCCAGCAAGCGCCTCAAGCTTCTCCAGCGTCTCTCTTATCTCAACGTTGGCATCTACCCCTTCACCTCCGTCTTCCTTGTCGTCTATTGCTTCCTCCCCGCTCTCTCTTTGTTCTCTGGTTTCTTCATTGTCGAAACTCTCAGCATTGCCTTCTTAATCTACTTGCTCATCATCACCGTATGCCTGGTTATGCTGGCCATTCTGGAGGTGAAGTGGTCTGGTGTGGAGTTAGAGCAGTGGTGGAGAAACGAACAGTTTTGGCTCATTTCTGGAACCAGTGCTCACTTGGCTGCTGTGGTGCAAGGACTCCTCAAGGTTATGGCAGGGATAGAGATCTCTTTCACGCTGACGTCGAAATCTGCCGGGGAAGATGAGGATGACATGTTTGCAGATTTGTATATAGTCAAGTGGAGCTCACTCATGGTTCCGCCAATTGTTATTGCTATGACCAACATCATTGCCATTGCGGTTGCTTTTTCCAGGACTATTTACAGTGCCAATCCACAATGGAGCAAGTTTATTGGAGGTGCATTCTTCAGTTTCTGGGTGCTTGCTCATTTGTACCCGTTTGCAAAAGGGTTGATGGGGAGGAGAGGCAAGACACCCACTATTGTCTTTGTGTGGTCAGGTCTCATTGCCATCACACTTTCTTTGCTTTGGGTTTCCATTAGCCCACCCCAAGGTGCTGACGGACAAGGTGTAGGGGGAGATTTTCAATTTCCatga
- the LOC102665933 gene encoding uncharacterized protein — translation MEEKKKSKLWLKKVSWPFRWKRLDLQTTIIDTVVFKILYAAEAVVLVSTLCFFYLCCGCHF, via the coding sequence atggaagagaagaagaagagcaaGTTGTGGTTGAAGAAGGTGTCTTGGCCGTTTCGCTGGAAACGACTGGATCTTCAAACAACCATCATCGACACCGTCGTTTTCAAGATACTCTACGCGGCTGAGGCTGTAGTCCTTGTCTCCACCCTCTGTTTCTTCTACCTTTGCTGTGGCTGCCACTTCTGA